The Streptomyces sp. NBC_00454 DNA segment GCTGGTGTTCACCGCGACCGACCCGGGCAGCGGCCTGACGGCCAGTGCCCAGGTGTCGGTGCAGATCGTCGGCTGTATCCGTTAGACCGGCTACGCGATCCGTTAGGCCGGCTACGCGCCGCGTACCCGCAGGGTGCGGGCGAGGTCGTCGAGCTGGTCGACGAGCACGCGGCGCAGCATCGGGATGATCTCCGGGTCCTGCAGGGCGGCGTGGCCGGCCTGGAGGTTGGCCTCGTCGGCGTGGTGGACGGGGAAGGCCCGGCGGCCGGCGGCCTCGCCGATGGCCGGGCCGCGGCGGGCTCCGACTGCGATGGCCTCGGGGTAGTAGCGGGCTACGTAGTCCCGGAGGAGGTCGGCCTGTTCGGGCTGCCAGAAGCCCTGGGCGGTGGCGGTGAAGAGGTAGTTGGACAGGGTGTCGTCGTGGAAGAGCCGGTCCCAGGCGGCGGCCTTCGCCTCGGCTGTGGGCAGGGCGGCGCGGCAGCGGGCCGCGCCTTCCTGGCCGGTGGCGCTGGGGTCCGCGGCGAGGGCTTCGTCGATGTCCCGGTCGGTGACGGCGCCCAGGACGGACAGCCGGGCCAGGATGCGCCAGCGCAGCTCGGGGTCGAGTTCGGGGCCGCCGGGGACGGTGCCTTCGGCGAGCCAGGCGGCCACGGTGTCGGGCTGGGTCGCGCTGTCGATGAAGGCGCGGACGGCGACGAGCCGCAGGCCGGGGTCGGAGCCGTCCTCGGTGCGCCGCAGCAGGGCGCGGGTGACGGAGGTGAGGGTGGCGAGGGCTGCGGTGCGGTGTTCGGGGGCGAGGTAGCGGTCGGCGATCTGGGCGCGGGCGAAGCCGAGTACGTTCTGGACGATCTCCAGGTTCGTTTCCCCGGGTACGTGGGCTTCGGCGGTCGCCAGGTAGTCGGCGGCGGCCAGTTCGCCGTCGCGGACCATGTCGCGCAGGGAGTTCCAGACGACGGCGCGGGTGAGCGGGTCGGGGATGCGGGAGACCCCGCGCAGGGCGGCTTCCAGCGAGGTCTCGTCGAGGCGGACCTTGGCGTAGGTGAGGTCGCCGTCGTTGAGGACGAGGAGGGCGGGGCGGGGTCCGCTGACGGAGAGGATCTCCTCGGAGGGGACGTCGAGGGCGAGGATCTCCCGGGGTTCGAGGGCTCCGTCGGTGGCCCGGTCGTAGAGGCCGGCCGCGAGGTGGTGGGTGCGGCTGCCGGTGCGCTCCACGGTGAGGGTCCAGCCGCCGCGGCTCTCCTCGATGCGCGGTGCGAGGGTGTCGACTCCGGTGGTGCGCAGCCAGGTCTCGGCCCAGGCGTGGACGTCGCGGTCGGTGTGGGCGGCGAGGGAGTCGACGAATTCGGCGAGGGAGGCGTTGGCGAACTTGTGGCGGGCGAAGTGGGTGTTGATGCCGGCCAGGAAGTCCTTCTCGCCGAGCCAGGCGACGAGTTGGCGCAGTGCGGAGGCGCCCTTGGCGTAGGAGATGCCGTCGAAGTTGAGGAGCGCGGAGGCGGTGTCGGGGACGGAGGCCGCGTCGGGGGCGACGGGGTGGGTGGAGGGGCGCTGGTCGGCGTCGTAGCCCCAGGGCTTGCGTTCCATGGCGAATCCGGTCCAGGGCTCGGTGAAGCGGGTGGCTTCGACGAGGGTCTGGTAGCCCATGTATTCGGCGAAGGACTCGTTGAGCCAGATGTCGTCCCACCAGCTGAGGGTGACGAGGTCGCCGAACCACATGTGGGCCATCTCGTGGGCGATGGTCACGGCGCGCCGCTGGCGTTCGTTGTCGGTGACGGCGGAGCGGAAGACGTACTCGTCCCGGAAGGTGACCAGGCCCGGGTTCTCCATGGCGCCCGCGTTGAACTCCGGTACGAAGGCCTGGTCGTAGGAGTCGAAGGGGTAGGGCTCGGTGAACTTCTCGTGGAAGCGGTCGTAGCAGTCGGTGGTGAGGGAGAGGATCTCCTCCGCGTCCGCGTCGAGGTACGGGGCGAGGGAGCGGCGGCAGTGGAGGCCGAAGGGGATTCCGGCGTGCTCGGTGCGGATGCTGTGCCAGGGGCCTGCGGCGACGGCGGCGAGGTAGGTGGAGATGACGGGGGTGGGGGCGGACTTCCAGATGCCCGGGCCGTCGCCGTCGCCGTTGCCTTCGCCTTCGCCTGAGCCTTCGGGGGCGCCGACGCGCGTGGTGATGCCGTTGGCGAGGACGGTCCACTGGGCGGGGGCGGTGACGGTGAACTCGAAGACGGCCTTCAGGTCGGGCTGGTCGAAGGCCGGGAAGACTCGCTGGACGTCGTCCAGGAACATCTGGGTGTAGACGTACGTCTCCCCGTCCGCGGGGTCGGTGAAGCGGTGGAGGCCTTCGCCGGTGCGGGAGTAGCGCATGCGGGCTTCGAGGCGGAGCTCGTGGGGGCCTTCGGTGAGGCCCGTGAGCGGGAGGCGGCCGTCAGTGAGGGCGGCGGGGTCCAGGGGATGTCCGTCGAGCTCTACGGAGTGCAGTTCGTCCGGTTTCAGCTCGACGAAGGTGTCTCCGGCGGTTCGGGCGTCGAACCGGATCACGGTGCGGGACTCGAAGGTTTCGTCGCCGGTGGTGAGGTCGAGGGCGACCTCGTAGTGGCGGACGTCGAGGAGCTGGGCTCGGAGCTGCGCTTCATTGCGCGTCAATGCGGACATGGGGCCCATGCTGCCGGATAACGGCGCCGGGCCCCAGAGGACTACTCTTCGCCCGCAGCGATCGTCTCGTGGTGGCGGATGACCTCGGCAATGATGAAGTTGAG contains these protein-coding regions:
- the pepN gene encoding aminopeptidase N translates to MSALTRNEAQLRAQLLDVRHYEVALDLTTGDETFESRTVIRFDARTAGDTFVELKPDELHSVELDGHPLDPAALTDGRLPLTGLTEGPHELRLEARMRYSRTGEGLHRFTDPADGETYVYTQMFLDDVQRVFPAFDQPDLKAVFEFTVTAPAQWTVLANGITTRVGAPEGSGEGEGNGDGDGPGIWKSAPTPVISTYLAAVAAGPWHSIRTEHAGIPFGLHCRRSLAPYLDADAEEILSLTTDCYDRFHEKFTEPYPFDSYDQAFVPEFNAGAMENPGLVTFRDEYVFRSAVTDNERQRRAVTIAHEMAHMWFGDLVTLSWWDDIWLNESFAEYMGYQTLVEATRFTEPWTGFAMERKPWGYDADQRPSTHPVAPDAASVPDTASALLNFDGISYAKGASALRQLVAWLGEKDFLAGINTHFARHKFANASLAEFVDSLAAHTDRDVHAWAETWLRTTGVDTLAPRIEESRGGWTLTVERTGSRTHHLAAGLYDRATDGALEPREILALDVPSEEILSVSGPRPALLVLNDGDLTYAKVRLDETSLEAALRGVSRIPDPLTRAVVWNSLRDMVRDGELAAADYLATAEAHVPGETNLEIVQNVLGFARAQIADRYLAPEHRTAALATLTSVTRALLRRTEDGSDPGLRLVAVRAFIDSATQPDTVAAWLAEGTVPGGPELDPELRWRILARLSVLGAVTDRDIDEALAADPSATGQEGAARCRAALPTAEAKAAAWDRLFHDDTLSNYLFTATAQGFWQPEQADLLRDYVARYYPEAIAVGARRGPAIGEAAGRRAFPVHHADEANLQAGHAALQDPEIIPMLRRVLVDQLDDLARTLRVRGA